A stretch of Streptococcus chenjunshii DNA encodes these proteins:
- a CDS encoding YigZ family protein, with product MTYKTIRTNGCFEEEIKKSRFICFLKRVSNETEAKDYIAQIKKEHYKANHSCSAMIIGDNSDTKRSSDDGEPSGTAGIPMLSVLEKQGLTNLVAVVTRYFGGVKLGTGGLIRAYSGTVSKALTAVGLVEVKELLGLEIQLTYSQYQTWNNFLQLEKLQEAETEFLDNVKTHVYIEPKKLDDFLQHLTDFYHKRLSYKEIGSKLVELPF from the coding sequence ATGACTTATAAAACAATCAGAACGAATGGGTGTTTTGAAGAAGAAATTAAAAAATCTCGTTTTATCTGTTTCCTTAAACGTGTCAGTAATGAAACAGAAGCTAAAGATTATATTGCACAAATCAAAAAAGAGCATTACAAGGCGAATCATTCCTGCTCGGCTATGATTATCGGTGATAACTCTGATACTAAACGCTCCAGCGATGACGGTGAGCCAAGCGGAACAGCGGGTATTCCAATGCTGTCGGTTTTAGAAAAGCAAGGATTAACAAATCTTGTTGCTGTTGTTACGCGCTATTTTGGCGGTGTTAAACTAGGCACTGGCGGATTGATTCGAGCTTATTCCGGTACAGTATCCAAAGCATTGACGGCTGTCGGATTAGTGGAAGTTAAGGAGCTGCTGGGTCTTGAAATCCAACTGACTTATTCTCAGTATCAGACTTGGAACAATTTTTTGCAGCTGGAAAAGCTACAGGAAGCTGAAACAGAATTTCTTGATAATGTCAAAACACATGTTTATATTGAGCCCAAAAAACTCGATGATTTTTTGCAGCATTTAACTGACTTTTATCATAAGCGGCTATCTTACAAAGAGATCGGCAGCAAGCTTGTAGAACTGCCTTTCTAG
- a CDS encoding ComF family protein, with protein MFCLLCQNPIENKLTFLSIVLLKNNSQIICSRCRRSFEIISSEHCPSCFKNHCSQKCKDCLYWEEKGITVCHEALFTYNQAMKDYFNRYKFQGDYVLRKVFAAAIKAHLRPYRAYSIIPVPLSKERYEKRKFNQVKALLEAADISYIDLLIREGSEQQSSKSKQERLQVNLGFKLKKYDQYPDKVLLVDDIYTTGATLQSIKALFYENGIKNVKTFSLAR; from the coding sequence GTGTTTTGTTTACTATGCCAAAATCCAATAGAGAATAAACTGACTTTTTTGTCAATAGTGCTATTAAAGAATAATAGTCAGATAATCTGCAGCCGCTGCCGCCGGTCTTTTGAAATCATCAGTTCTGAACACTGTCCTTCTTGTTTCAAAAATCATTGTTCGCAGAAGTGCAAAGACTGTCTGTATTGGGAAGAAAAGGGGATTACCGTATGTCACGAAGCTCTTTTTACTTATAACCAAGCTATGAAGGACTATTTTAACCGTTATAAATTTCAAGGAGATTATGTTTTAAGGAAGGTTTTCGCCGCGGCTATAAAAGCACATCTGCGTCCTTACCGAGCTTACAGTATCATACCAGTTCCTTTAAGCAAAGAGAGATATGAAAAGAGGAAGTTTAATCAGGTTAAAGCTCTTTTGGAAGCTGCCGATATTTCCTATATAGATCTTCTGATCCGAGAAGGATCAGAGCAGCAGTCCAGCAAATCAAAACAAGAAAGGCTTCAGGTAAATTTAGGCTTCAAACTCAAAAAATATGACCAATATCCAGATAAAGTTTTACTTGTAGATGATATCTATACAACTGGCGCAACTTTACAAAGTATTAAAGCCCTCTTTTATGAAAATGGAATTAAAAATGTAAAAACCTTTTCTCTAGCCCGATAA
- a CDS encoding DEAD/DEAH box helicase, translated as MDCLDDYFGRLFTEIQLPAEIRKQAQTCPAAIKKGNSWFCVRCSSLISRENALPNGEYYCRNCLVFGRISTKASLYFFRQQKFPAVRSLIWTGKLTTYQKRVSDALVSNLEKGDHLLVHAVTGAGKTEMIYKMVASVIDQGKAVCIASPRVDVCIELYKRLTSAFSCPITLLHGNSDPYKRAPLLIATTHQLLKFYRAFDLLIIDEVDAFPFTDNNMLYHGTEKSLKKDGIKIFLTATSTERLDRQVKKGQLKKLHLARRFHGKPLVIPKTQWLGNLLTEMDRGRLPRKLLTMIEKQRKTGFPLLLFFPNIEKGERLAVILQRYFTADSIACVSSQSENRLELIEQFRKGNLQILVSTTILERGVTFPNLDVFILLAHHHLYTKSSLIQMAGRVGRSSDRPTGELIFFHNGLTKSIKKAISEIKEMNQKGGF; from the coding sequence ATGGATTGTTTAGATGATTACTTCGGCCGTTTATTTACTGAGATACAGCTGCCAGCTGAAATAAGAAAACAAGCTCAAACCTGTCCTGCAGCAATAAAAAAAGGCAATTCTTGGTTTTGTGTCCGCTGCTCGTCCTTGATTTCTCGGGAGAATGCTCTGCCAAACGGAGAGTATTACTGTAGAAATTGTTTGGTATTCGGCAGGATTTCTACCAAAGCTTCCTTATATTTTTTTCGGCAGCAAAAATTTCCTGCTGTTCGTTCGTTAATTTGGACAGGAAAGCTGACCACCTATCAAAAAAGAGTATCAGATGCTTTGGTGTCAAATCTTGAAAAAGGAGACCATTTGCTGGTTCATGCAGTTACGGGAGCTGGGAAAACGGAGATGATTTATAAAATGGTCGCCAGTGTTATTGATCAGGGAAAAGCTGTCTGTATAGCCAGTCCCAGAGTAGATGTTTGCATAGAACTTTATAAACGCCTGACTTCTGCTTTTTCCTGTCCTATTACTCTCCTGCATGGAAACTCCGATCCTTATAAACGTGCCCCTTTGCTTATTGCGACAACGCACCAATTGTTAAAATTTTATCGGGCTTTTGATTTGCTGATTATAGATGAAGTGGATGCTTTCCCATTTACAGATAATAATATGCTTTATCATGGAACAGAAAAAAGTCTGAAAAAAGATGGCATTAAGATTTTTTTAACAGCCACCTCCACTGAGAGGTTAGACAGACAAGTGAAAAAAGGACAGCTAAAAAAGCTGCATCTTGCTCGGCGCTTTCATGGAAAACCGTTAGTTATCCCTAAAACACAGTGGCTGGGAAATCTTTTAACAGAGATGGACAGAGGCCGGCTTCCCAGAAAATTGCTCACGATGATAGAAAAACAAAGAAAAACCGGCTTCCCTCTCCTTTTATTTTTTCCAAATATAGAGAAAGGTGAGAGGCTGGCTGTCATTTTACAGCGCTATTTCACCGCTGACTCGATTGCCTGCGTCTCCAGTCAGTCAGAAAATCGGCTGGAATTAATAGAGCAGTTTCGCAAAGGCAATCTTCAGATATTGGTGTCAACAACTATTTTAGAACGTGGGGTAACATTTCCTAATCTTGATGTTTTTATCTTACTGGCTCATCATCATTTATACACTAAAAGCAGCTTAATTCAGATGGCCGGCCGTGTCGGCCGATCGTCGGACAGACCGACCGGAGAATTAATTTTCTTTCATAATGGCTTAACAAAATCAATAAAAAAAGCTATTTCAGAAATTAAGGAAATGAATCAAAAAGGAGGCTTCTAG
- the hpf gene encoding ribosome hibernation-promoting factor, HPF/YfiA family, translated as MIKYSIRGENIEVTDAIRSYVESKLGKIEKYFHVDQELDARVNLKVYRGKMSKVEVTIPIGSITLRAEDVSQDMYGSIDLVVDKIERQIRKNKTKIAKKHREKVPAGHVFTSEFEAEPAEETATAKVVRTKNVSLKPMDIEEALLQMDLLGHDFFIYTDAEDGQTNVLYRREDGGLGLIEAK; from the coding sequence ATGATTAAATATAGTATTCGTGGTGAAAACATCGAAGTAACAGATGCTATCCGTAGCTATGTGGAATCAAAACTTGGAAAAATTGAAAAATATTTCCATGTTGACCAAGAACTAGACGCGCGTGTGAATCTTAAAGTTTATCGAGGAAAAATGTCAAAAGTAGAAGTTACTATTCCAATTGGTTCAATTACGCTTAGAGCAGAAGATGTATCACAAGATATGTATGGCTCAATTGATTTAGTTGTTGATAAAATAGAGCGTCAAATCCGTAAAAATAAAACAAAAATTGCTAAAAAACATCGTGAAAAAGTACCCGCCGGCCACGTCTTCACAAGTGAATTTGAGGCAGAACCGGCCGAAGAAACCGCTACAGCTAAAGTTGTTCGTACAAAAAATGTCAGCCTTAAACCGATGGATATTGAGGAAGCATTATTGCAAATGGATTTATTAGGCCATGATTTCTTTATATATACTGATGCCGAAGATGGACAGACCAATG